From the Burkholderia ubonensis subsp. mesacidophila genome, the window AACCAGCGGCCGCCGAACGTGTTCACGACCGTCGACAGGTACGCCATGTTCTCGCCCCAGCCGGCCTTGCCGCGCAGGCAGATGCCGTAGATGCCCTTCGACTTGTCGGTCAGCTTGTCCGCGAACCCGGCGATCTGCTCGTAGGTCGGCCGGTCGGGCATCCTGAGGCCCTTCGCCGCGAACAGGTCCTTGCGGTAGAACGTCATCGAGCTCTCGACGTAGAACGGCAGCGCGTAGAGCTGGCCGTTGTACGACAGGCTGTCGCGCGCGGTCTTCACGACGTCGTTCAGGTCGTAGTCGGCCGGCAGGCCGGCCACGGGCGCGAGCCAGCCGCGCTTGCCCCACTGCGGCGTCTCGTAGGTGCCGATCATCACCACGTCGAACTGGCCGCTGCCGGTCGTGATGTCGGTCGTCGCGCGCTGGCGCAGCACGTTTTCCTCGAGGATCACCCAGTTCAGCCTGACGTCGGGATTGGCCTTCTCGAACGCCGGCGCGAGCTTCTTCAGCTCGATCATGTCGGGATTGTTCAGCGTCGCGATCGTCAGCGTTCCCGCGAGCGCCGCGCCGGCGGCCGTCGCGAGCGCCGCGCCCGCGAGCACGCGGGCGGCAAGCGTCTTTCGTTGCATGGCATGTCTCCAGTGTCTCTTGTGTGTTGTTGATATCGATGGGCCGGCGGGTCGGGCCGCGTCAGCTCATCCAGTTGCCGCCGTCGACGTTCAGCGTCTGCGCGGTGACGTAGTCCGCGTCCGCCGACGCGAGGAACAGCGCGGCGCCCGTCAGGTCCGCGGGCAGCCCCATCCGGCCGAGCGGCACCGCTTCGCCGACGAGCCGCTTCTTCTCGCCGGGCGGCCGGTGCTCGTAGCGCGCGAACAGCGCGTCGACCTGCTCCCACATCGGCGTGTCGACGACGCCCGGCGCGATCCCGTTCACGTTGATCCGATGCGGCGCGAGCGCGAGCGCGGCCGACTGCGTATAGCTGATCACCGCCGCCTTGGTCGCGCAATAGTGCGATACGAGCGCCTCGCCGCGCCGGCCCGCCTGCGACGACATGTTGATGATCTTGCCGCCGCGCCCCTGCTCGACCATCCGCTGCGCGACGGCCTGCATCAGGAAGAACAGCCCCTTCACGTTCACGGCGAACAGGCGGTCGAACACGTCCCACGATTCGTCGAGGAGCGGGCGCATGTCGAACAGCGCCGCGTTGTTGAACAGGATGTCGACGCCGCCGAAGCGCTCGACCGCGGTGGCGACGATGCGCGCGATGTCGTCGCGGCGCGTGACGTCCGCGGCCACGGCGACCGCGCGGCCCGGGCTCGTCTCGATCAACCGCGCAAGCGACCCGCCGGCCGGTTTCACGTCGACGAGCACGCAGCGCGCGCCCTCCTCCAGATAGCGTTGCGCGACCGCTTCGCCGATGCCGCTCGCGGCACCCGTCAGGATCGCGACCTTGTCCTGCAATCTCACTGGCTGTCTCCGTTTCGTTCTGCGTTGTGCGATGGGCCGCGAGGTGAGCGAACGCTCGCGACACGAACAATTGCTCTGATTGCGATCGAATGATCGGATACGGAACCGGGGCTGTCAAGGCGGATCGGGCCGGTTTCGAT encodes:
- a CDS encoding L-iditol 2-dehydrogenase, which codes for MRLQDKVAILTGAASGIGEAVAQRYLEEGARCVLVDVKPAGGSLARLIETSPGRAVAVAADVTRRDDIARIVATAVERFGGVDILFNNAALFDMRPLLDESWDVFDRLFAVNVKGLFFLMQAVAQRMVEQGRGGKIINMSSQAGRRGEALVSHYCATKAAVISYTQSAALALAPHRINVNGIAPGVVDTPMWEQVDALFARYEHRPPGEKKRLVGEAVPLGRMGLPADLTGAALFLASADADYVTAQTLNVDGGNWMS